The following nucleotide sequence is from Primulina huaijiensis isolate GDHJ02 unplaced genomic scaffold, ASM1229523v2 scaffold42781, whole genome shotgun sequence.
ataattttacataACATATTGACGTATATTGGAATGCAAGCTCCGTCTCTACTCGTAGTAAATATTTTTGTCGAGAAAATGTTTTGTTTTACTATATtgctataaaaaataaatattaattatgtaaaagttatatttttggGTATTGAATTGTTGTCATTTTAAGAAATAATAAAACCCACGGAAGTGTATTGGGAAGTAAAATTGACATGCTTCGGGAATTTACAAAGGAGATTCTTGAATCGCTACCACTTGTACACAAAGCGAGCACGCAATAGCTTGGTTTCAAGCTTACATGAATgcaccaaaaaattaaattgaattaaattaaataatgataaacaaacaaacaaataaataaatagattgaGTTATATTCCCAAAAGCGGATAAATCTTGCATCGTAGTTCAACTCACTCGATGTGTTCATTATAGAGGCTCAAATTCGAAATTTGTATGTTCTAGCATTGGACCAAGCTGAACAAGCTTGGGTAGAATAAAATTATTTCGAAGAGAACATACTAACGGGTTATCCAGCTGCAGTATGGCACCCATGAGATTTGCACGGACGATCAATGGAAAGATTCGTGGCCATCTTTCACTTTCATAAGCCTTAAATGCGTCTTCTACAGAAATGGTCCTAAACTTTAACGCCTGCTCAAGTTTCTTGGCGAGAACAACGCTATCTTCCAATGCACAACAGCCACCTTGCCCGAGATTTGGTGTCATTGGATGCCATGCATCGCCAACAAGAACAACATTTCCTACTGAAGCTGGAGGGCTGATTCCAGGCCACAACCAACGATCTACCAGAGGGGTTCGTATGAACATATCATCTGGAGTAGATTTTATGATGTCCAAAAGATCTGACGACCAGTTTTGGATTAATTTGTTAGTTTTCTGCCTCAACATGAAAGGATCAGTTATCTTTGGACCTGTCATTAGGCACGCATAAAAAATTATGCATGGGACTGTATAGTGTGTATCGTAGCAGGAAAAGGAAGCACAGCTTCAATCTTGATATATAGGACTGTATAGTGTATGGTAGCAGGAAAAGGAGGCACAACTTTATTCTTCACTGCGTAAGAAGGAAATCTTGTTTGAACGACAAAACTCACCAAAAGTACTCTCCAACCAAACATGTATGTGGTTGGGAAAATTACATCTTTAAAATACAAAGCTTACAGATCTCAATTCAAAAGCTACATTCTTTTGAATTGATTTGGTGCAACGAATCAACTTAAGAACAAGTCAGAATGAAAAGATGAAGGATTTAGTAATATTTGATAAACAAAATAAGTAGTTTTCCACATGGTTATGAATGCATGATGAAGAAGGCGTCAAGGAAAAAACATAAATGTCTGAAACCAAAGCGGCCAACAAAGAAACCGACATAAGAAACTATTTCTTCAAGGGTGTGTAggaaaaagtcattaaaaaaacaaaaagcagTCATTAGCGTAGTAATTAGTAAATGATGGGCTAAAGAATCTACGGACCACTTGGCTTGAACCTCACTAATGCCTATCTGAAGGGCATATTTTCAAGTCCTCTTCAGTAAATTGATTGGTGCAAAAACAAAAGTTCGACATTAATCACTTGCAGGTATGATTTTCTTCTAATTTAATGAGAAACTAGCTCCATTATATGCGTACCTGGTGAAGGGCTGTTGAAGCAGAGAAACCAATACACTTTAGTGGAAGAAATTGGCAAATAGCCAGCACGCACACCTCTGCcataaacataatttatttttggctCCACCGGTTGCCCATCAGGGTAAAATCCAATGCCACGAATAGCACAATATCCAACATAATTGGGATCAGGAAAGCCCATCCACTCAGCCACTGGAGACCGTGTCCCATCACATGCAATGACAATCTACTAAAAGTTGAATTGATCAATGGTTGGTTAGTGAAGATGAACATTCTTAAGCTTAAAAAATGATAATCCTGTGGACACTTCATCAGGCTAGATCCAAATACAGAAAATTCCATCTGATGTTGGTACAATTACAATGACACCATGAGGTTAAATTATACAGTTACATCTCCTTACATCAAAACTATCCTTGATTGGAATCCGTGTAAATTATTCTAATATTCATTGACAAAATTACTTGAGATGTATTTGACAGTGATAGCAGCACGTACTAGATAATCCACCAGTCAATCTTATTCGTAGGACCAAAATTAGTATCAAGCATAAATCTTTATTCCATGGCAAGTCTAAGTTTGTCGGCCAACTACCTTAGCAGATATCTGCGAATCATCCTCGAGCTTCAGCACGGTCTCGTCCTTTTTAcctctttcaatatttttaatctTAGAGGAGAATGAAATCGTATTTGGTGGCAGCTGGCTAGCAAGAGTCTCCAAGAGCATTCGTCGCTCTACCGCTCGAACTTCTTGACTGTTTCCACAATCGAATGTCAGATTCATGACTTTTGACTATCAAACAACCAGAAAGGGACGTCGAAAAAGTTACCTTTCATCCTCATCCTTGATTATGAAGGATCGTAGTTCCCTTCCATCTTCTGATTTCATCACTATCCTGTACAGCTGGTGTTAGGATCCAGCAATTCAAAGAGAATTTGCTCCAACAATGAAGCTTTAAGTGATTAGAAGTGAGATTAACAGAAAGAATTAGAAGAGGAATGAAGAAACAGAGAGGATAATTTGGACTAAGGTTTCTTAGTGCCACTTTTTACTTCCTTTCACTATTTATAGGCAACCTGATACAAAAACTCCCCCGACTTTCTCATTTTCCttcttatttatttacttaCTATAGCAACATGTATATTACACATGTAAATTGAATATCAATCCCTATGCACTTGAAATAAAACCAAACAACGTCACGGTTTCTCCTCATATGTTGGGGGCAGTGATTCAGCTCACTTCCGGATATAGTATCAGCTGGAAACATCAAATAGTTTAGGAGACACGATTGAAAACTTCTTACACTAGTTCAGAATTCTGTCGCTGGTCCTCTACAGAAGATCTAAAACAACAGGAATCGTCTAATAACAATTTTCTCAATCAGAATAACCCACtcaataaaattcttaaataaatttgGCTCGACAGAAATGAATCGATGTGGTGCAATTAATTAATGGTAAAAATTGGATGTGGTAAACATGGAGTTGAAATGAACACACAGGTTTCTTGAATTTCATAGTGTGACTGATTATTACACCATATCTACAGCGACCGAAACAAGAAACTTTATGACCCAGGACCACATTTTGACCGGCTTAAAATCATGTCAATTATACCTGAACAATCAAATGTAGTAAAAACCCTCGCACTGAACCTGTATCACACCCTTTATTGGTAAATTATATGTGAGGCAAAATGTGCAAGTCCTTTGACCAAAACCATGAACATACTGCATACCCTTGAATTTCAAGATATTGGCTTCGCAGCTGGCTTCCCACGCCTATAGCGTCCAACACTTTCCATCCATTCTTGAAAAATGTAATCGATGTTCCTCCAGTCCTCAGAGACTCAGCCTGCTCCAGCACCACTGACCCAATCCCCACCCTGTCATTATCCATTCAACcgacaaacaaacaaaaatttggatttgaaaatcctttcaaaataaaaaaaagggtCCAAAATCAAGTAGAATCAGTAGTAATTGGAAGAAGTTTAACCTTTGCAGTGAAACAGCAGTAGCAAGCCCAGCAATTCCAGCCCCCACGATGACTATATCTTCCCTTCTACTTACACCACCAGCTTCAGAACTCGCCATGGACCTGATTCTGCTCCTTATTTTCGTGAGGTGGATTGCTTTTGGCTGCGATGAAGGCAAGCAAAATGGCCATTTCAAAGGCATCAATACCACGATCGCCATGGAGTAGATGGCACTTTGACCAAGAGATCAATTAGATTGTACGTAAGTTACGTCATGTCAATATGAAATTGAGGCAACAACTTGTAACTTGTAAGTTTCCATATTATGTAAAATTATTGACTAGAAGTACAATAATTGATATATGATGATATAATTCCGTAACTTCTAGTCGATTGTATTGTATGTTATATATTtggagataaataaaaaaaactgttgaaattttaaaaccaaatagaTCTTTTGCTTAGGGATTCATGTAAATTCCATTATACAAACATGTATTTTCTACACAATTTGGAGAAAGATTAATCGAATCGGAAGTGTCCAAACAACTTGGATCGTGTGAGGACAACAGTTTACTTCACTTGTGATGTTTTGTCCATCTCGTGACCAATTTTGACATGAAGGTTCCCTTTTTCTGCACCTGAAAAGTACAATACACTTGCATTTTATCCTCAAATGTATATAGAGAGAGTTTACTTACAAAAATGTAATATGTCACCTGGAGACATTTCACTAGAGCTTCCATTTTAGTAGTAGTTGTGAACACAGTACTGCTTTTCTTTTTCCCCTTGGGATTCATCGTTGTTTTGAAAAAGCTTGTTATTAAGGAGTCCCATTTTCCCAGGCAACTTGGAGAAGTTGAGCGTTTTGGCTTCCTTTTGGCTGGGAGAACCTGTCAATGCATGCATAACTTACGTACATTTAGGTTAGGGAATGATTAACAAATGAGTGATAaagaaatgtaatatatgatgataaagtgatgtttggtatgatttttgtgGATGAGATAAATTAAGtattattctattttatttgtTGTGGGAAAGAATGAGTTTGGAGAAAAAAGAGTAGAAAGACGACACCTCAGATGTAGGAGGTGCTTTCGAATTCGAAGCCACTGAAGTTGCTCGTAATTGTCTGGAATACTCAAGAAGCTCTGCTCTCCGATTATACCACCCTCGGCCTCTCTTATCATGTTTTGAGATATCGTGATATATAtgatggtggtggtggtgacTGTTGCTTAGCCCATTTTCCGATGATCGTGACCTCATCCTTGGTTTCTCTACGTATATGGTGACTAACACAGCTTTTTCCCGACAGCATGTGATACTCTAGAAAAcagttttgaaaattaaaattcgaCCTCAAAGCTTCTTAAATGAGCATGGATTGATCTAACAAAATGACGAAAGTATATAAAACTCACCATTTTGCAGTGAAGATTTGGGATGGGATGTTGCACAAGACAAGCCAAGGGGAGCAATTTGATTTATGCGTTTTTGTGCAGGCCCTTAATTTTTCAGGTAAAATAAGAAAGATTCATTGTACTTGTCGAAATGAGTTTGACTAGGTCAGCAGCTGGCCGTGGAATCGATTGAGGCGGGGTTGCACCACTCCATTCTTTTGCATGCACCTATTCGCCCAGAAATTGCCACACTTCATGATTGGACGAGTTGTTTTATATTATGATTGTTGTTTTGGAGGAACAAAGGGCCGGGATAACAATGATTTCAATTAcaataaatacaaatatatatatatatatatattaggtctcttgtgagacgatctcacaaatctttatctgtgagacgggtcaatcttattgatattcacaataaaaagtaatatttttatcttaaaaagtaatactttgtcataaatgacctaaataagatatcatccgtgaaaccgtctcacacaagtttttgccatatatatatatatatatatatatattaggtctcttgtgagacgatctcacaaatctttatctgtgagacgggtcaatcttattgatattcacaataaaaagtaatatttttatcttaaaaagtaatactttgtcataaatgacctaaataagatatcatccgtgaaaccgtctcacacaagtttttgccatatatatatatatattaatcgtTTTAATAAGATATATCTATTCATCACCGATCCATTAAAATATTGACTATAACAGTAGATTCTTTTTAGAGATTAAGAgagataatataaatatataaataaaagccACTATGGATGACTATATGTACATGGTTGAGTTGACTCAATTAATCAATTACCATTCAGTACTGAATAATTTCGGCGGTTGACCAAATTTTGCAAAACTAATTCATAATTACAGTTTTAAAACTAATTAAGCACAACGAGAAACATTGAGGCAGGAAAACAGCCATAGGCAGAAGGTGTCAAAGCAACTGCAAACACAGTTATGTTCGTGCTACTTGTATATGTAACAGAAGAAgcacaaaggaaaaaaaaaattatatataaaaaaaggaaagaaaaaagtACAGACACGAATAAAAGTTTCCGAAACAATCGGTGGCATTTTAGAGAGCTTATTTCTAGGACATACACATTCCAACCACAGACGTCCTCATAGTATCAgtttctcctcttcttcttcttctcttcctTCTCGGATGCATTCTTCAACTGCAATGCAATGGCAATTAATCAAGTATATAAATTGGTAAAACTCGAATCTAGCTTCAAAAAATTAAGATCGTGCTCAACCTTTTAAGTTAATCTAAAATTTTTGAGCTTCGCTTGAATGCAGTTAACTTGATAAAATATTGTTcacatatttcaaattttagttcaGTTGATACTATTGCTCATAGCAGCACAAAAGAATAACTGCATAAAATTTGTAACAAGGAAAATAAACCAttggtttttatttttgggCTAGTATAATGTAagttatcataaaatttcaatataaaatagaaaaagCCAGTATTGTAAGCTAAAGCCAAGCAAAATTCAACCCCTCAAGTCAAATGCGCTTCAAATTGAAAGAGTGCTTACCATGATGATAAGAATACGCACAAAGACAGCAACAAAATCAGTGAAAAGGGTCAGAGCGTGCTTCACGTAATCGAGATCCCCAAAGTGTGCCTTCTCAATAATATCTTGAGTATCGACTACTATGTAGCCTACAAACACCAAGAGCCCAAAATACAACTGCAAGAGGAAAAGGAAGTAGTATAAGTTATAGTCA
It contains:
- the LOC140969808 gene encoding monooxygenase 3-like — translated: MAIVVLMPLKWPFCLPSSQPKAIHLTKIRSRIRSMASSEAGGVSRREDIVIVGAGIAGLATAVSLQRVGIGSVVLEQAESLRTGGTSITFFKNGWKVLDAIGVGSQLRSQYLEIQGIVMKSEDGRELRSFIIKDEDESQEVRAVERRMLLETLASQLPPNTISFSSKIKNIERGKKDETVLKLEDDSQISAKIVIACDGTRSPVAEWMGFPDPNYVGYCAIRGIGFYPDGQPVEPKINYVYGRGVRAGYLPISSTKVYWFLCFNSPSPGPKITDPFMLRQKTNKLIQNWSSDLLDIIKSTPDDMFIRTPLVDRWLWPGISPPASVGNVVLVGDAWHPMTPNLGQGGCCALEDSVVLAKKLEQALKFRTISVEDAFKAYESERWPRIFPLIVRANLMGAILQLDNPLVCSLRNNFILPKLVQLGPMLEHTNFEFEPL